A DNA window from Bradyrhizobium barranii subsp. barranii contains the following coding sequences:
- a CDS encoding HNH endonuclease, which produces MMQAPVNIIGARAVDFEQGLPDLTLTPWRRVWLSSREPIWTLVDAEDFDWLMQWQWNVWHGGRGKECFLYAKRNTGARRDTVRMHRELQIRCEPRDDDYLARHVVDHINGQTLDNRRANRRWSTKRDNSINRRVRGEAPSLDKILAGLLATLPARHHDQEIPF; this is translated from the coding sequence ATGATGCAGGCGCCGGTCAACATCATCGGGGCGCGCGCGGTCGATTTCGAGCAAGGCCTGCCCGATTTGACGCTGACGCCGTGGCGCCGCGTCTGGCTGTCGTCGCGCGAGCCGATCTGGACGCTGGTCGACGCCGAGGATTTCGACTGGCTGATGCAATGGCAGTGGAACGTCTGGCACGGCGGCCGCGGCAAGGAATGTTTTCTCTACGCCAAGCGCAACACGGGCGCGCGGCGCGACACGGTGCGAATGCATCGCGAGTTGCAGATCCGCTGCGAGCCGCGGGATGACGACTACCTGGCGCGGCACGTCGTCGATCATATCAACGGCCAGACGCTCGATAACCGCCGCGCCAATCGTCGCTGGTCGACCAAGCGCGACAACAGCATCAACCGCCGCGTGCGCGGCGAGGCGCCGAGCCTCGACAAGATCCTCGCCGGCCTGCTCGCAACCCTGCCGGCGCGGCACCACGACCAGGAGATCCCGTTTTGA
- a CDS encoding methyltransferase-A70 family protein, protein MSELARYEAAERAIAAAEAVDEVLEIRSQAAAWAAYAKQAKNKDLEIKAARIRFRAERRLGDMLILAKAAGHLAEGRPKNCSGEEQFSDAGGDVADRVEAEPVKPLRVTLQEAGIDRKLSSRAQRLAAMDTAEFEQALERQAEEMRSGQARVAMDLLKVGAEEKGRADRRNLAAALSGQSADLPSGPKVPAVYLDPPWRRQGGIGDRAYENHYPTMTWPEILAYLRHARERLLPDSWAFMWIPRPHLLALVEIELEVMIAATGEMQLARVDMPLSWACAQALGMDSYSTCFVWTKTDDAHPDVSGSGLIAFDQDELLLLFKRGQGLPKPAGSEKFGSNHRERPREHSRKPDHYRHMIATMVGCDAEGRPLPVLELFARVDAEHPLPPGWLAAGNQAAVSPPGEIGNAIDAAPSPSSARVCPECGADVDLEAHALECTGFWRVQSSSESSFAAGMPSDAGETVTAAANATSDGASVAAAVADVVAIPDQVVDDRAPYDADDVVAIDQLAGSEWLQPAELDALELSELEQLMILSDFCHPKRATMQDVLGASWEKREMAYQSGGQWQLREAGWSRLHALRDAVTAPPVVALTEPYRAPQMSLFDCPAPEIVDGALQTRLPIDDDELAEQLALIAVDAGGTIDGQMARHLCGKDYLHATTKALKVTDLGRAFLAQLVGPASVQQQGGAR, encoded by the coding sequence TTGAGCGAGCTCGCCAGATACGAGGCCGCCGAGCGCGCGATCGCGGCCGCGGAAGCGGTCGACGAGGTGCTCGAGATCCGCAGCCAGGCGGCCGCCTGGGCGGCCTATGCCAAGCAGGCGAAAAACAAGGATCTCGAGATCAAGGCGGCGCGGATCCGGTTCCGCGCCGAGCGGCGCCTCGGCGATATGCTGATCTTGGCAAAGGCGGCCGGTCACCTCGCCGAGGGGCGGCCTAAAAACTGTTCCGGCGAGGAACAGTTTTCCGACGCCGGCGGCGACGTCGCCGACCGGGTCGAGGCCGAGCCAGTCAAGCCGCTGCGCGTGACGCTGCAGGAGGCGGGAATCGACCGCAAGCTGTCGTCGCGGGCGCAGCGCCTGGCGGCGATGGATACGGCCGAATTCGAGCAGGCGCTCGAGCGCCAGGCCGAGGAAATGCGGTCCGGCCAGGCGCGCGTTGCGATGGATCTGCTCAAGGTCGGCGCCGAGGAAAAAGGGCGCGCCGATCGGCGCAACCTGGCGGCCGCGCTGTCCGGTCAATCGGCCGACCTGCCGTCCGGTCCGAAGGTGCCGGCGGTCTATCTCGATCCGCCCTGGCGGCGTCAGGGCGGGATCGGCGATCGCGCATATGAGAACCACTATCCGACGATGACCTGGCCGGAAATCCTGGCCTATCTGCGCCACGCGCGTGAGCGCCTGTTGCCCGACTCCTGGGCCTTCATGTGGATCCCGCGGCCGCATCTCCTGGCGCTGGTCGAGATCGAGCTCGAGGTGATGATCGCGGCGACCGGCGAGATGCAGCTCGCGCGCGTCGACATGCCGTTGTCCTGGGCCTGCGCGCAGGCGCTCGGGATGGATTCTTATTCGACCTGCTTTGTCTGGACCAAGACCGACGACGCGCATCCGGACGTCAGCGGATCCGGTCTGATCGCGTTCGATCAGGATGAGCTGCTGCTCCTGTTCAAGCGCGGGCAGGGCCTGCCAAAACCGGCCGGCTCGGAAAAATTCGGATCGAACCATCGTGAGCGGCCGCGCGAGCATTCGCGCAAGCCTGATCACTACCGGCACATGATCGCGACGATGGTCGGATGCGACGCCGAGGGGCGGCCGCTGCCCGTGCTCGAGCTGTTCGCGCGCGTCGACGCCGAGCATCCATTACCGCCAGGCTGGCTCGCCGCCGGCAACCAGGCCGCCGTTTCGCCGCCAGGCGAAATCGGCAACGCGATCGACGCGGCGCCTTCGCCGTCGTCGGCGCGTGTCTGTCCCGAATGCGGCGCTGATGTCGATCTAGAGGCTCACGCGCTGGAATGCACGGGATTCTGGCGCGTGCAGAGCTCATCAGAATCCAGTTTCGCCGCCGGAATGCCCTCCGACGCCGGCGAGACCGTGACGGCTGCGGCAAATGCAACATCAGACGGGGCCAGCGTTGCCGCGGCCGTCGCGGACGTCGTCGCGATCCCCGACCAGGTCGTCGACGATCGGGCGCCGTATGATGCCGACGACGTCGTCGCGATTGACCAGCTCGCCGGCTCGGAATGGCTGCAGCCGGCCGAGCTCGATGCGCTCGAGCTGTCCGAGCTCGAGCAGCTGATGATCCTTTCGGATTTCTGTCATCCGAAGCGCGCGACGATGCAGGACGTGCTCGGCGCGAGCTGGGAAAAGCGCGAAATGGCCTATCAATCCGGCGGGCAGTGGCAGCTGCGCGAGGCCGGCTGGTCGCGCCTGCACGCGCTGCGCGACGCAGTGACGGCGCCGCCGGTCGTTGCGCTGACCGAGCCTTACCGCGCGCCGCAAATGTCGCTGTTCGATTGTCCGGCGCCTGAGATCGTCGACGGCGCGCTGCAGACGCGCCTCCCGATCGACGATGACGAGCTCGCGGAGCAGCTCGCGCTGATCGCGGTCGACGCCGGCGGCACGATTGACGGCCAGATGGCGCGGCATCTGTGCGGCAAGGATTATCTGCACGCCACGACCAAGGCGCTAAAGGTCACAGATCTCGGCCGCGCCTTCCTGGCGCAGCTGGTCGGGCCGGCATCCGTTCAACAGCAGGGGGGCGCGCGATGA
- a CDS encoding tyrosine-type recombinase/integrase — MSLYRPKRSPFWHYDFRIDSYRFSGSTKLRHEDDAARLEEARKADAQIIVDRIRAAGAEPLTFKAACDRWWSTHGSRLADAKIKSALERLVEIIGARTYLHDINDDVVSRMVEERSKDVRRDHVDDKGRQLYRPITPTTVNRSIDLLRRVMRRARDNWNAAIIREPVWKKHKQKEIKRPVREISAAEETTLDQVEDIDFAELRRFAIITGLRRANLVLTWSQVDFDLAVIRVMTKGGVPRVLPLSAEAYEILWKRRGQHAEYVFTFKAQRTWKKHPKNGEARIKGKRYPITYYGIGSNKRKWKKAGVDARIHDLRHTTGMRTLRKTGNLRVVQKILGHTDIAITAKFYTDATVEDMRAAMEATAPRQVEQSQPKAIEKKGA; from the coding sequence ATGTCCCTCTATCGCCCCAAGCGATCGCCGTTCTGGCATTACGATTTCCGGATCGACAGTTATCGATTTTCCGGCTCGACCAAGCTGCGGCATGAGGATGACGCGGCCCGGCTTGAAGAAGCCCGCAAGGCCGACGCGCAAATCATCGTCGACCGGATCCGCGCCGCCGGCGCCGAGCCGCTGACATTCAAAGCCGCTTGCGATCGCTGGTGGAGCACGCACGGCTCGAGGCTGGCCGACGCCAAGATCAAATCCGCGCTCGAGCGCCTGGTCGAGATCATCGGCGCCAGGACGTATCTGCACGACATCAACGACGACGTCGTCTCGCGCATGGTTGAGGAGCGCAGCAAGGACGTTCGCCGCGACCACGTCGACGACAAAGGCCGGCAACTGTATCGGCCGATCACCCCGACCACGGTCAATCGTAGCATCGACCTGCTACGCCGCGTCATGCGCCGCGCCCGCGACAACTGGAACGCCGCGATCATCCGCGAGCCGGTCTGGAAAAAGCACAAGCAGAAGGAAATAAAGCGGCCCGTGCGTGAAATCTCGGCGGCCGAGGAAACCACACTCGACCAGGTCGAGGATATCGACTTTGCCGAGCTGCGCCGCTTCGCCATCATCACCGGCCTGCGCCGCGCAAACCTGGTGCTGACCTGGTCGCAGGTCGATTTTGATCTCGCCGTCATCCGCGTCATGACAAAGGGCGGCGTGCCGCGCGTGCTGCCGCTTTCGGCCGAGGCCTACGAGATCCTCTGGAAACGCCGCGGCCAGCACGCCGAATATGTTTTCACGTTCAAGGCGCAGCGCACCTGGAAAAAACACCCGAAAAACGGCGAGGCGCGCATCAAAGGCAAGCGCTATCCGATCACCTATTACGGCATCGGATCAAACAAACGGAAATGGAAAAAAGCCGGCGTTGACGCGCGGATCCACGATTTGCGCCACACGACCGGCATGCGCACCTTGCGCAAAACCGGCAATCTGCGCGTGGTGCAGAAAATCCTCGGCCATACCGACATCGCGATCACCGCAAAGTTTTACACTGACGCGACGGTCGAGGACATGCGCGCAGCGATGGAAGCGACCGCGCCGCGCCAGGTCGAGCAGAGCCAACCCAAGGCGATCGAGAAGAAAGGCGCCTGA
- the nusG gene encoding transcription termination/antitermination protein NusG — protein MNQTLRPRDHVRGEIVGYVDLDLLHGPREVPVEPDRWYILRVHPHLQLNVMRTFRQRNISAWLPMQTETRSVARYNRGYEKVLTQQVRSPLICGAILVPDFEVKFGRFYAVDGVIDVMRVGPCVPVLKGQDVIDLRNIEAIGNTPKSKRERKFELGELVRVTSGPFAYFCGQVERFDSTGRLSVGISMFGRVTQISIDESDLELAPRPRSRNSSSGSGQGFRRIPSR, from the coding sequence ATGAACCAAACATTGCGGCCGCGGGATCACGTGCGAGGCGAAATCGTCGGCTATGTCGATCTCGATCTGCTGCACGGTCCGCGCGAGGTGCCGGTCGAGCCTGATCGCTGGTATATCCTGCGCGTGCATCCGCACCTGCAGCTCAACGTGATGCGGACATTCCGTCAAAGGAATATCTCGGCCTGGCTGCCAATGCAGACCGAAACGCGCAGCGTGGCGCGCTATAACCGCGGCTACGAGAAGGTTTTGACGCAGCAGGTTAGGTCGCCGTTGATCTGCGGCGCGATCCTGGTGCCTGATTTCGAGGTCAAGTTTGGACGCTTCTACGCTGTCGACGGTGTGATTGACGTCATGCGCGTCGGGCCGTGTGTGCCTGTTCTCAAGGGGCAGGACGTCATTGATCTGCGCAACATCGAGGCGATCGGCAACACGCCGAAATCAAAGCGCGAGCGCAAATTCGAGCTCGGCGAGCTGGTGCGGGTAACGTCGGGACCGTTCGCTTACTTCTGCGGCCAGGTGGAAAGATTTGACTCAACTGGCCGACTCAGTGTCGGTATCAGCATGTTCGGGCGCGTCACTCAAATCTCGATCGACGAGAGTGATCTAGAGCTAGCGCCGCGGCCAAGGTCGCGGAATAGCTCGAGCGGAAGCGGTCAAGGCTTTCGGCGCATCCCTTCTCGGTGA
- a CDS encoding response regulator transcription factor: MPTIALVDDDSNILTSVSIALETEGYRIMTYSDGASALDGFRTTQPDLAILDIKMPRMDGLEMLRRLRQKSDLPVIFLTSKDEEIDELFGLKMGADDFIRKPFSQRVLVERVKAVLRRSAPKDPTVAPKENDAKALDRGLLRMDPERHTCTWKNEPVALTVTEFLILQALATRPGVVKSRNALMDAAYDDQVYVDDRTIDSHIKRLRKKFKVVDSEFEMIETLYGVGYLFKEA; this comes from the coding sequence ATGCCCACAATCGCTTTGGTCGACGATGACAGCAACATTCTCACATCCGTCTCGATCGCGCTGGAGACGGAAGGCTACCGCATCATGACTTACTCCGACGGCGCCTCCGCGCTCGACGGCTTCCGCACCACCCAGCCCGATCTTGCCATTCTCGACATCAAGATGCCGCGCATGGACGGCTTGGAAATGCTGCGCCGGCTGCGGCAGAAATCCGACCTGCCGGTGATCTTCCTGACCTCCAAGGACGAAGAGATCGACGAACTGTTCGGCCTCAAGATGGGCGCCGACGACTTCATCCGCAAACCGTTCTCGCAGCGCGTGCTGGTCGAGCGCGTCAAGGCCGTGCTGCGCCGCTCGGCGCCGAAGGACCCGACCGTCGCGCCGAAGGAGAACGATGCCAAAGCGCTCGACCGCGGCCTGCTGCGCATGGACCCCGAACGGCACACCTGCACCTGGAAGAACGAGCCGGTGGCGCTGACCGTCACCGAATTCCTGATCCTCCAGGCGCTGGCGACCCGGCCCGGCGTGGTGAAGAGTCGCAACGCGCTGATGGACGCCGCCTATGACGACCAGGTCTATGTCGACGACCGCACCATCGACAGCCACATCAAGCGGCTGCGCAAGAAGTTCAAGGTGGTCGACAGCGAGTTCGAGATGATCGAGACGCTCTACGGCGTCGGCTACCTCTTCAAGGAAGCCTGA
- a CDS encoding DUF4118 domain-containing protein has translation MGMQSSEKTDGLRRLALQLALQLPESVEDARRVLVMTGECLDQFLIEQSGSLSAWQRAKRLGWRVDVAAENRPGLAAAEASPSVSRALCWALATLGVTAPLALLLVNTVGGGAGFCFGFAVILISMVFGVLPALALAGASPIIHNLVVVPPAFALQVPSKQELVWAVFYVFFALSVPPLLRRLNHLRRLAARPLKGDG, from the coding sequence ATGGGAATGCAATCGTCTGAAAAAACCGATGGCCTGCGCCGTCTAGCGTTACAGTTGGCGCTGCAGCTGCCGGAATCCGTGGAGGATGCACGCAGGGTGTTGGTCATGACCGGCGAGTGCCTCGATCAGTTCTTGATCGAGCAATCAGGCAGTTTGAGCGCCTGGCAGCGCGCCAAACGGCTCGGCTGGCGGGTCGACGTCGCTGCGGAGAATCGGCCCGGCCTTGCGGCGGCCGAGGCTTCGCCGTCGGTGTCGCGCGCGCTGTGCTGGGCGCTGGCGACGCTCGGCGTGACTGCGCCGCTGGCGCTGCTGCTGGTCAACACGGTCGGCGGCGGCGCCGGGTTCTGCTTTGGCTTCGCCGTGATCCTGATATCGATGGTTTTTGGAGTGCTGCCGGCGCTGGCGCTGGCCGGCGCCAGCCCGATTATCCACAATCTTGTAGTGGTGCCGCCGGCTTTCGCGCTGCAGGTGCCGAGCAAGCAGGAATTAGTTTGGGCTGTGTTCTACGTGTTTTTCGCGCTGTCGGTGCCGCCCTTGCTGCGGCGCCTGAACCATTTGCGGCGCTTGGCGGCGCGACCTCTGAAGGGTGACGGCTAG
- a CDS encoding terminase TerL endonuclease subunit, with the protein MTPWDTSCPDWETRLREGRSLVPDLPLFAGEADMGVALFDEIRLPDVPGNPRLGDASGQWFRDLVRAVFGSWDPVNRVRMIRDFFALVPKGSSKTTYSAALMLVAMLMNYRPRATALFIGETQAVADRAYEQAVGMIEESPDLRRRFKPRDYDKTIEDLVTKSEIMIASFDLKILTGAMALIFVLLDELHLLGKRAHTSRVLRQIRGGLDKTEEGVLVITTTQSDEAPAGAFKSELKFVRNVRDGVYRGKIIRPTLPLLYELPREIATLTREERRANVEPRWMNPECWPMVMPNINRPITVASMLAEFSSEREKGAEAVQIWASQHLNIEIGTGTADDGWSAADLWDQQVVEKLDLESLLARSEVVTMGADGGGRDDLLGFSVIGREKQTRHWLSWSYGWADPIVLERRKDIAGHLEDFEKEGSFRILDIGAAHADLASYAARVVDSGLLPAENAVGVDPNRAGVLFEFLFGAGVTDEQLRRLLQGPALAPAVYGIDIKLAQGTFWHADQALMSWCVGNAKVEQRGNADMITKQVAGRAKIDPLIALLQAGILMSWNPVSSRKNLDAFLAKPVMVV; encoded by the coding sequence GTGACGCCGTGGGATACGTCCTGCCCGGATTGGGAAACGCGCCTGCGCGAGGGGCGGTCGCTGGTGCCGGATCTGCCGCTGTTCGCCGGCGAGGCGGATATGGGCGTCGCGCTGTTCGACGAGATCCGGTTGCCGGACGTGCCAGGCAATCCGCGCCTCGGCGATGCGTCCGGTCAATGGTTTCGCGACCTGGTGCGCGCCGTGTTCGGCAGCTGGGATCCCGTCAACCGCGTCCGGATGATCCGCGATTTCTTTGCGCTGGTGCCGAAGGGTTCGTCGAAAACAACCTATTCGGCGGCGCTGATGCTGGTCGCGATGCTGATGAACTATCGGCCGCGTGCGACGGCCTTGTTTATCGGCGAGACCCAGGCCGTCGCCGATCGCGCGTATGAGCAGGCGGTCGGCATGATCGAGGAGTCGCCAGACCTGCGGCGGCGCTTCAAGCCTCGCGACTATGACAAGACGATCGAGGATCTCGTCACGAAATCCGAGATCATGATCGCGAGTTTCGATCTCAAGATCCTGACCGGCGCGATGGCGCTGATCTTTGTCCTGCTCGACGAGCTCCATCTGCTCGGCAAGCGCGCGCATACCTCGCGCGTGCTGCGCCAGATCCGCGGCGGCCTCGACAAGACCGAGGAGGGCGTTCTGGTCATCACCACGACGCAAAGCGACGAGGCGCCGGCCGGCGCGTTCAAAAGCGAGCTGAAGTTTGTTCGCAACGTGCGGGACGGAGTCTATCGCGGAAAGATCATCCGCCCGACCTTGCCGCTGCTCTATGAGTTGCCGCGCGAGATCGCGACGCTCACGCGCGAGGAGCGCCGCGCGAATGTCGAGCCGCGCTGGATGAATCCGGAATGCTGGCCGATGGTGATGCCGAATATCAACCGGCCGATTACGGTCGCCTCGATGCTCGCCGAGTTCTCGAGCGAGCGCGAGAAGGGCGCCGAGGCCGTGCAGATCTGGGCCTCGCAACATCTCAATATCGAGATCGGCACGGGCACGGCCGACGATGGATGGAGCGCCGCCGATCTCTGGGATCAGCAGGTCGTCGAAAAACTCGATCTCGAGTCGCTGCTCGCGCGCAGCGAAGTGGTTACGATGGGCGCCGATGGCGGCGGCCGCGACGACCTGCTCGGCTTTTCCGTGATCGGCCGCGAGAAGCAAACGCGACACTGGCTGTCATGGTCCTACGGGTGGGCAGATCCGATCGTGCTCGAGCGCCGCAAGGACATCGCCGGCCATCTCGAGGATTTTGAAAAAGAGGGTTCGTTTCGGATCCTCGACATCGGCGCCGCGCACGCCGACCTTGCGAGCTATGCCGCGCGCGTCGTCGATAGCGGGTTGCTGCCGGCGGAAAACGCGGTCGGCGTCGATCCGAACAGGGCGGGCGTGCTTTTTGAATTCCTGTTCGGCGCCGGCGTGACCGACGAGCAGCTGCGGCGGCTGCTGCAGGGTCCGGCACTGGCGCCGGCGGTTTACGGAATCGATATCAAGCTCGCGCAGGGCACGTTCTGGCACGCCGACCAGGCGCTCATGAGCTGGTGCGTCGGCAATGCCAAGGTCGAGCAGCGCGGCAACGCCGACATGATCACGAAACAGGTCGCGGGCCGCGCCAAAATCGATCCGCTGATCGCGTTGCTGCAGGCTGGAATCCTCATGAGCTGGAATCCGGTCTCGAGCCGAAAGAACCTCGACGCTTTCCTCGCAAAACCCGTCATGGTGGTCTGA
- a CDS encoding helix-turn-helix domain-containing protein, giving the protein MTTEKRRARRIAADEAHAWARNLRLNNPHAKLTLSMASLYVDGDGYCFVSIPTLSDDTELSTQTVRNRLAWLEQIGAIARLPQWIDEYGRRNGECKGKRTSDLIRLMLDVDPDVIEAAARGEFEGVSREVSPMPQTGLNPASETVSPAPALRQPYDSAEGLNSEPEPESSPKSPSRGREGDREDLQESEPADFEPAWQSWPGHQAMRRDLALAEFRLLEPDKQRLCRAAIVPFVEMLKRLKRDAVPNFHLWIRQRRFEEFPSARLPDPAPERHWIDGYELAGLQLAARIGSRPLRLAEDPERGRGLWSTRPPQPDLAAIAKFAGEDPQAWHQVELGTPQFAAWRDRLALWLGVEIEAERVWTEAFDPAVHNLPALHPNFRLRKSKQALRVPAPWPPHRDGSWSSEEGECA; this is encoded by the coding sequence ATGACGACCGAGAAACGGCGCGCGCGACGCATCGCCGCCGACGAGGCGCACGCCTGGGCGAGGAACCTGCGCCTCAACAATCCGCACGCAAAGCTGACGCTGTCTATGGCGTCACTTTACGTCGACGGTGACGGCTATTGCTTCGTATCGATCCCGACGCTTTCCGATGACACGGAATTGTCGACGCAGACTGTGCGCAACCGCCTGGCCTGGCTCGAGCAGATCGGCGCGATCGCGCGGCTGCCGCAATGGATCGACGAGTACGGCCGGCGCAACGGCGAGTGCAAAGGCAAGCGCACCAGCGACCTGATCCGGTTGATGCTCGACGTCGATCCCGACGTGATCGAAGCGGCCGCCAGGGGCGAATTTGAGGGTGTTTCACGTGAAGTTAGCCCTATGCCGCAGACAGGGCTAAATCCGGCCTCCGAAACCGTTAGCCCTGCGCCAGCCCTACGCCAGCCCTATGACTCGGCAGAGGGTCTAAACTCTGAACCTGAACCTGAATCTTCCCCTAAATCCCCTTCCAGGGGACGAGAGGGCGATCGCGAGGATCTTCAGGAAAGCGAACCGGCCGATTTCGAGCCGGCCTGGCAGAGCTGGCCTGGTCACCAGGCGATGCGGCGCGATCTCGCGCTCGCCGAGTTCCGGCTGCTCGAGCCGGACAAGCAACGGCTTTGCAGGGCGGCGATCGTGCCGTTTGTCGAGATGCTCAAGCGGTTGAAGCGCGACGCGGTGCCGAATTTTCATCTGTGGATCCGTCAGCGGCGTTTCGAGGAGTTTCCGAGCGCCAGGCTGCCGGATCCGGCGCCGGAGCGGCACTGGATCGACGGCTACGAGCTCGCCGGATTGCAGCTCGCCGCGCGTATCGGCTCGAGGCCGCTGCGCCTGGCCGAGGATCCCGAGCGCGGCCGCGGCTTGTGGTCGACCAGGCCGCCTCAACCCGACCTGGCGGCGATCGCGAAGTTTGCCGGCGAGGATCCGCAAGCGTGGCACCAGGTCGAGCTGGGAACGCCGCAGTTTGCGGCCTGGCGCGACCGCCTGGCGCTCTGGCTCGGCGTCGAGATCGAAGCGGAGCGGGTCTGGACCGAGGCCTTCGATCCGGCGGTGCACAACCTGCCGGCGCTACATCCGAATTTCCGATTGCGAAAATCCAAACAGGCGCTGCGCGTGCCGGCGCCGTGGCCGCCGCATCGCGACGGCAGCTGGTCGAGCGAGGAGGGGGAATGCGCATGA
- a CDS encoding DUF2312 domain-containing protein produces the protein MSKAETRAGKIAKDQLQSIIERVERLLEEKKAIADDVAAVYAEAKGNGYDTKALKAIVRMRAQDPNERAEFEAILETYMQALGML, from the coding sequence ATGAGCAAGGCGGAAACCCGCGCCGGCAAGATCGCCAAGGATCAGCTGCAATCGATCATCGAGAGGGTCGAGCGGCTGCTCGAGGAGAAAAAGGCGATCGCCGACGACGTCGCTGCTGTCTACGCCGAGGCCAAGGGAAACGGTTACGACACGAAGGCACTCAAGGCGATCGTCAGGATGCGCGCGCAGGATCCGAACGAGCGCGCGGAATTCGAGGCCATCCTCGAAACCTACATGCAAGCGCTGGGGATGCTGTGA
- a CDS encoding SANT/Myb-like DNA-binding domain-containing protein has translation MSWPVHKIRNLWTAAELDRLCAAVEGAGGDWARVAANMPGRSEAACKQAYNSHRRSERLAKEAPAAAAAPKRLKNWQDKRAAEKVAEQERARAFAQERSAASALFGDPLPGRSALDQRSTQTPPKRPTLYTGDAR, from the coding sequence ATGAGCTGGCCTGTTCACAAGATTCGCAATCTCTGGACGGCCGCGGAGCTCGATCGGCTCTGCGCCGCAGTCGAGGGCGCCGGCGGCGATTGGGCTCGTGTTGCGGCGAACATGCCGGGACGGTCTGAGGCGGCCTGTAAGCAGGCGTACAACAGTCACCGGCGTTCCGAGCGCCTCGCCAAAGAAGCGCCGGCCGCAGCTGCGGCGCCGAAACGTTTGAAAAATTGGCAGGACAAGCGCGCCGCGGAAAAGGTGGCCGAGCAGGAGCGCGCGCGCGCCTTCGCGCAAGAGCGTTCGGCGGCGTCGGCGCTTTTCGGCGATCCGTTGCCGGGTCGCAGCGCGCTCGATCAGCGGTCAACGCAGACGCCGCCGAAGCGGCCGACGCTCTACACGGGGGACGCCAGATGA
- a CDS encoding helix-turn-helix transcriptional regulator, which yields MTRHDRDNSLDTVAGRLKRTREAFKMNQADWCRLVGIETQAWNNYESGRRRISIDQAIRVCQATGVTIDWIYRGLMNSSLPPQVQIELQKKR from the coding sequence ATGACCCGGCACGATCGCGACAACAGCCTCGACACGGTCGCAGGCCGCCTCAAGCGGACCCGCGAGGCGTTCAAAATGAACCAGGCCGACTGGTGCCGGCTGGTCGGGATCGAAACCCAAGCCTGGAATAATTACGAAAGCGGCCGGCGCCGGATCTCGATCGACCAGGCGATCAGGGTCTGCCAGGCGACCGGCGTTACAATCGACTGGATTTACCGCGGCCTGATGAATTCATCACTGCCGCCGCAAGTGCAGATCGAGCTGCAGAAAAAGCGCTAG